A genomic stretch from Arachis stenosperma cultivar V10309 chromosome 3, arast.V10309.gnm1.PFL2, whole genome shotgun sequence includes:
- the LOC130965664 gene encoding uncharacterized protein LOC130965664, which produces MTENLKRKPAGIEANHWKKFIQYLLIEDTQGKCIKNAINRSKQLYTHTGGSKTMARKRHEEEQRQGRHIGRGEGWTMSHKKKNGSYMNEDVRLVGEAIEHIESQDPSSKEFSQNDFLAQVLGKEHPRRVRGLGLGPCPSQCFRNIPHQSDYGVQIEEYQMEIVKLKADAAAAEEKAKRQRMKAKAA; this is translated from the exons ATGACG GAAAACCTTAAGCGTAAGCCAGCAGGAATAGAGGCAAATCACTGGAAAAAGTTTATTCAATATCTGTTGATTGAGGACACACAG GGGAAGTGTATAAAAAATGCCATTAATCGTTCAAAGCAACTGTACACACATACCGGGGGTTCTAAAACGATGGCAAGAAAGAGACACGAAgaa GAGCAACGACAGGGAAGGCATATTGGTAGAGGAGAAGGATGGACCATGAGtcataaaaaaaagaatggTTCGTATATGAATGAAGATGTGCGTCTGGTTGGG GAAGCAATTGAGCATATTGAGAGCCAAGACCCCTCCAGCAAGGAATTTTCACAGAATGATTTCCTTGCACAAGTGCTTGGAAAGGAGCACCCAAGAAGAGTTCGTGGACTCGGTCTTGGTCCATGTCCCAGTCAGTGTTTTCGTAACATTCCACATCAGTCTGACTACGGTGTACAGATTGAGGAGTATCAGATGGAGATTGTAAAACTTAAGGCGGATGCAGCAGCAGCagaggaaaaggcaaagagacaGAGAATGAAGGCAAAGGCAGCATAG